One window of Paenibacillus sp. FSL K6-3182 genomic DNA carries:
- a CDS encoding YycC family protein, which yields MSKPLQISADTAVKLSEQLGVPIEHLMHMPRHILLQKLAELAKPNATPESENKS from the coding sequence ATGTCTAAACCGTTGCAGATTTCTGCTGATACAGCTGTTAAGCTTTCCGAGCAGCTTGGCGTCCCAATAGAGCACTTAATGCATATGCCGCGCCATATATTATTGCAAAAGCTTGCCGAGCTTGCTAAGCCTAACGCTACACCTGAGAGCGAAAACAAATCATGA